The following proteins come from a genomic window of Gordonia westfalica:
- a CDS encoding indolepyruvate ferredoxin oxidoreductase family protein yields the protein MTLADDRARFQQVPTAETRSSEPRIEGFSLDDRYARESGTIYLSGIQALVRMVRDRARVDRRQNLNTASFISGYEGSPLAGYDLELARRRDLLAPYDITHRPGLNEEIAATSVMGSQVAAQVTDLAPTADGTSRDGVVGYWYGKAPGLDRATDAIRHANLVGTHPSGGAVALVGDDPGAKSSTVPCASEMALADLYIPILYPADSQDILDLGVHAAIMSRVSGLWTSLKISAHVADGASTAHVDPERIIPAHGDLGRSPHVPSGRLLGANLMELEQNQLTTRIPRALEYARLNGINKIVVSTPDDRIGIVAAGKTYLDLREALRLMHITDDDLRRLGIRILKLGMVYPIERDILNRFMFDTARGDLDEVIVIEEKRDFIETMMRDILFRHPRAPRIVGKVHEDGSTLFSRFGELDVDAVTRGLADRLARHHVDAAQAWIDAKSRRRTRIELPLAVRTPYFCSGCPHNSSTKVSEDTLVGAGIGCHAMVLLMDPRQVGDVAGITQMGGEGAQWIGMAPFVSAGHFVQNVGDGTFMHSGSLALRAAVASGENITYKLLYNGTVAMTGGQDPVGEMDLPRLTSLLIDEGVRKIVVTTDDPKRTRTLGLPKGVEVRHRDEMLDVQTELAGVPGVTVLVHDQHCAAEKRRKRKRGTMPTPTTRVMINERICEGCGDCGEKSNCLSVHPVPTEFGRKTQIDQSSCNLDYSCLKGDCPSFVTVSPGTTRTRARATDIPDALLPEPALPAVRDTFSLRVTGIGGTGVVTVSQVLATAAVLDGHAARTVDMTGLAQKGGAVVSDIKIAPHDVEQAAKVATDDCDLYLVCDPLVGTDPVNLKVAAPEKTVAVVSTTQVPTGLMVIDTSVGFPAETAIHSAIDAKVTRGLYLDSGALSTALFGDEQFANMLMVGAAYQAGSLAISASSIERAIELNGVAVDANVQAFRRGRQAVADADAVSATISSLHGASTSEPEPSEHAMSVVRARGVDDELLRTVAIRYDELIAHSDERYAREYLDIVERVHRSAGQVAFTDAVARNLFKLMAYKDEYEVARLTQDAAFAAKVADAFGDDAEVAVRLHPPTLRRMGMREKMSLGPWADRPLAGLAKMKRLRGTALDPFGRNEIRRTERELIAEYRQIVDALLAGIGNGAIGESQLPTVVELAGLPDMVRGYESVKMRNVEKYRAEVGRLRQALGV from the coding sequence ATGACCCTCGCAGACGACCGCGCACGCTTCCAGCAGGTGCCGACCGCCGAAACACGCTCGTCCGAGCCCCGTATCGAGGGCTTCTCGCTCGACGACCGCTACGCCCGTGAGTCGGGCACGATCTATCTCTCCGGAATCCAGGCCCTGGTCCGCATGGTCCGCGACCGCGCTCGCGTCGATCGTCGGCAGAACCTGAACACCGCATCGTTCATCTCCGGCTACGAGGGTTCGCCCCTGGCCGGCTACGACCTCGAACTCGCTCGGCGCCGCGACCTCCTCGCGCCCTACGACATCACCCACCGCCCCGGTCTGAACGAGGAGATCGCCGCGACCTCGGTGATGGGTTCACAGGTCGCCGCGCAGGTCACGGATTTGGCTCCGACTGCGGACGGCACGTCCCGCGACGGAGTCGTCGGCTACTGGTACGGCAAAGCCCCCGGCCTCGACCGCGCGACCGACGCGATCCGGCACGCCAACCTGGTCGGCACGCACCCGTCCGGTGGTGCGGTGGCGCTGGTCGGCGACGATCCGGGCGCCAAGTCCTCGACCGTGCCCTGCGCGTCGGAGATGGCCCTGGCCGACCTGTACATCCCGATCCTCTACCCCGCCGATTCGCAGGACATCCTCGACCTCGGCGTGCACGCGGCGATCATGAGCCGCGTCAGCGGGCTGTGGACGTCGCTGAAGATCTCGGCCCACGTCGCCGACGGCGCGTCGACCGCCCACGTCGATCCGGAACGGATCATCCCCGCCCACGGCGATCTCGGACGTAGCCCGCATGTACCCAGCGGCCGGTTGCTCGGCGCCAATCTGATGGAGCTCGAACAGAATCAGCTCACCACGCGCATCCCCCGCGCCCTGGAGTACGCGCGGCTCAACGGGATCAACAAGATCGTGGTGTCGACGCCCGACGACCGGATCGGCATCGTCGCCGCAGGAAAGACCTACCTCGATCTTCGAGAGGCCCTGCGCCTCATGCACATCACCGACGACGATCTGCGCCGCCTCGGCATCCGGATCCTCAAGCTCGGGATGGTCTACCCCATCGAACGGGACATCCTGAACCGCTTCATGTTCGACACCGCGCGCGGCGATCTCGACGAGGTCATCGTCATCGAGGAGAAGCGCGATTTCATCGAGACGATGATGCGCGACATCCTGTTCCGGCATCCGCGCGCACCGCGCATCGTCGGCAAGGTCCACGAGGACGGGTCGACCCTGTTCTCCCGCTTCGGCGAACTCGACGTCGACGCCGTCACCCGCGGTCTCGCGGATCGTCTCGCGCGGCATCACGTCGACGCCGCTCAGGCGTGGATCGACGCCAAGTCGCGGCGTCGTACCCGGATCGAGCTGCCACTCGCCGTACGCACCCCGTACTTCTGTTCGGGTTGCCCGCACAACAGCTCGACCAAGGTCTCCGAGGACACGCTCGTCGGCGCCGGGATCGGTTGTCACGCGATGGTTCTGCTGATGGACCCGCGCCAGGTCGGCGACGTCGCCGGCATCACACAGATGGGTGGCGAAGGCGCACAATGGATCGGCATGGCGCCGTTCGTGTCGGCCGGCCACTTCGTCCAGAACGTCGGCGACGGCACGTTCATGCACTCGGGATCGCTGGCACTGCGGGCCGCGGTCGCGTCCGGCGAGAACATCACCTACAAGCTGCTCTACAACGGCACGGTCGCGATGACCGGCGGTCAGGACCCGGTCGGCGAGATGGACCTGCCACGGTTGACCTCTCTCCTGATCGACGAGGGCGTCCGCAAGATCGTGGTGACCACGGACGACCCGAAACGTACTCGGACGCTGGGACTCCCGAAGGGCGTGGAGGTCCGTCATCGGGACGAGATGCTCGACGTCCAGACCGAACTCGCCGGCGTACCCGGTGTGACCGTCCTCGTCCACGACCAGCACTGCGCCGCGGAGAAACGCCGGAAGCGCAAGCGCGGCACCATGCCCACGCCGACGACGCGTGTGATGATCAACGAGCGCATCTGTGAGGGGTGCGGCGACTGCGGCGAGAAGTCGAACTGCCTGTCGGTGCATCCGGTACCGACCGAGTTCGGCCGCAAGACGCAGATCGACCAGAGTTCGTGCAACCTCGACTACTCGTGTCTGAAGGGCGACTGCCCGTCGTTCGTCACCGTCTCGCCAGGCACGACGCGGACGCGGGCGCGCGCCACCGACATCCCCGACGCGCTGCTGCCGGAACCGGCGCTGCCCGCAGTACGCGACACGTTCTCCCTCCGTGTCACCGGCATCGGCGGCACCGGTGTGGTGACCGTGTCGCAGGTGCTGGCCACGGCCGCGGTGCTCGACGGTCACGCCGCACGCACCGTCGACATGACGGGGCTCGCGCAGAAGGGCGGTGCCGTCGTCAGCGACATCAAGATCGCACCGCACGACGTCGAGCAGGCCGCCAAGGTGGCCACCGATGACTGCGACCTCTACCTCGTCTGCGACCCCCTGGTCGGGACCGACCCGGTGAATCTGAAGGTCGCGGCACCGGAGAAGACCGTGGCCGTGGTGTCCACGACGCAGGTGCCGACCGGGCTCATGGTCATCGACACCTCGGTCGGCTTCCCCGCGGAAACCGCGATCCATTCGGCGATCGACGCGAAGGTGACACGCGGCCTCTACCTGGATTCCGGTGCGCTGTCGACGGCACTGTTCGGCGATGAGCAGTTCGCCAACATGCTCATGGTCGGGGCCGCGTACCAGGCGGGCTCCCTGGCCATCTCGGCGTCGTCGATCGAGCGGGCGATCGAGCTGAACGGGGTCGCGGTCGACGCCAACGTGCAGGCCTTCCGGCGGGGACGCCAGGCCGTCGCCGATGCGGACGCCGTGTCGGCGACCATCTCCTCGCTGCACGGCGCGTCGACCTCGGAACCCGAGCCGAGCGAACACGCGATGAGCGTGGTCCGTGCGCGCGGTGTCGACGACGAACTGTTGCGCACCGTCGCGATCCGCTATGACGAGCTGATCGCCCACTCCGACGAGCGGTACGCGCGTGAGTATCTCGACATCGTCGAGCGCGTGCACCGCAGCGCCGGGCAGGTCGCGTTCACCGATGCGGTGGCGCGCAATCTGTTCAAGCTGATGGCCTACAAGGACGAGTACGAGGTGGCACGCCTGACGCAGGATGCCGCGTTCGCGGCGAAGGTGGCCGATGCGTTCGGCGACGACGCCGAGGTCGCCGTGCGGCTGCATCCGCCGACCCTGCGCCGGATGGGTATGCGCGAGAAGATGTCTCTCGGCCCGTGGGCCGACCGGCCGCTCGCCGGCCTCGCGAAGATGAAGCGACTCCGCGGAACGGCGCTCGACCCGTTCGGCCGCAACGAGATCCGCCGCACCGAGCGCGAGCTGATCGCCGAGTACCGGCAGATCGTCGACGCACTGCTGGCCGGGATCGGGAACGGCGCGATCGGTGAGTCGCAGCTCCCGACCGTCGTCGAGCTGGCCGGCTTGCCCGACATGGTGCGCGGCTACGAGAGCGTGAAGATGCGCAACGTCGAGAAGTATCGGGCGGAGGTCGGCCGGCTGCGTCAGGCCCTGGGCGTCTGA
- a CDS encoding SAM-dependent methyltransferase, translating into MTPHLPDGHVQPAGLVDDPLVIALRRAGCVFADDEAELLRRHASDADELDDLSSRRIAGEPLEHLLGHVQFGDLRLSVGPGVFVPRQRTLLLAGEAVKAASRHPEPVVLEAFCGVAPIASAVAAVVGGARIHAADIAADALVHARRNLPDHAQIHHGIGFDAVPASLRGRVDVIAAVPPYVPEHAFDLLAPEARDHEPRRALTGGVDGLDHVDALIVDAQTWLSGTGILFIEMNVVQFDAVAVRDGYLRSFDIDAVPGDDGQTVVARFRRRAEIHP; encoded by the coding sequence ATGACGCCACACCTTCCTGACGGACATGTGCAACCGGCGGGTCTCGTCGACGACCCGCTGGTGATTGCACTTCGTCGTGCCGGCTGTGTGTTCGCCGATGACGAGGCCGAGTTGCTCCGCCGACACGCCTCCGATGCAGACGAACTCGACGATCTGAGTTCCCGGCGGATTGCCGGTGAACCCCTCGAACATCTCCTCGGGCATGTGCAGTTCGGGGATCTCCGGCTAAGCGTCGGACCAGGGGTGTTCGTACCGCGGCAGCGGACGCTGTTGTTGGCCGGGGAGGCCGTCAAGGCGGCGTCGCGGCATCCCGAACCTGTTGTCCTCGAGGCGTTCTGCGGGGTGGCGCCGATCGCTTCCGCCGTGGCCGCCGTCGTCGGGGGCGCGCGGATACACGCGGCCGACATCGCCGCCGACGCGCTCGTCCATGCCCGCCGGAACCTGCCCGATCATGCGCAGATCCATCACGGGATCGGGTTCGACGCGGTACCCGCGTCGCTTCGCGGTCGCGTCGACGTGATCGCCGCCGTCCCGCCGTACGTCCCCGAACACGCCTTCGATCTCTTGGCTCCGGAAGCGCGCGATCACGAACCGCGACGTGCGCTCACCGGGGGCGTCGACGGCCTCGACCACGTCGACGCGCTGATCGTCGATGCGCAGACATGGCTGTCCGGCACCGGAATCCTGTTCATCGAGATGAACGTCGTACAGTTCGACGCCGTCGCCGTGCGTGACGGGTACCTGCGGTCGTTCGACATCGACGCCGTCCCCGGCGACGACGGTCAGACGGTGGTCGCCCGCTTCCGGCGGCGCGCTGAAATACACCCCTGA
- a CDS encoding DUF5336 domain-containing protein, with product MNPGDPNQQQGGQWSPAPPGPPPSGGFPGNPDETAQVQGGPPTGGVPGQQWGPPGPQNQYPTGGWGPAPGMGPQRTAARPDLSVIFAFAAAVAGVVTYFMGFVSWINVSAGPQQGIDPWGRNFGDGLGSVPGFFSEDVVLNPGKFFILLGVVGVATTFVLVPRYRRALPFLAVIALAGWLALFASALVMPPFVELGAGAILGLIFGFVQVALLMTASFLYGLKKDDATPS from the coding sequence GTGAACCCAGGCGATCCCAACCAGCAGCAGGGCGGTCAGTGGTCGCCGGCCCCACCGGGTCCCCCGCCGTCCGGCGGTTTCCCCGGCAACCCGGATGAGACCGCGCAGGTTCAGGGCGGCCCGCCCACCGGCGGGGTCCCCGGGCAGCAGTGGGGTCCTCCGGGACCGCAGAACCAGTATCCGACCGGTGGCTGGGGTCCCGCACCCGGCATGGGACCGCAACGCACGGCGGCGCGACCCGATCTGTCGGTGATCTTCGCGTTCGCCGCCGCGGTCGCCGGCGTCGTCACCTACTTCATGGGCTTCGTCAGTTGGATCAACGTGTCTGCCGGGCCCCAGCAGGGGATCGACCCGTGGGGCCGCAATTTCGGAGACGGGCTGGGCAGTGTCCCCGGGTTCTTCTCCGAGGACGTCGTGCTGAACCCGGGCAAGTTCTTCATCCTGCTCGGCGTCGTCGGGGTCGCGACGACGTTCGTGCTGGTTCCCCGGTACCGAAGGGCCCTGCCCTTCCTCGCCGTGATCGCGCTCGCCGGGTGGTTGGCACTGTTCGCGTCGGCGTTGGTCATGCCGCCGTTCGTCGAGCTCGGGGCAGGCGCCATCCTCGGGCTGATCTTCGGATTCGTGCAGGTGGCGCTGCTCATGACGGCGTCGTTCTTGTACGGTCTCAAGAAGGATGACGCCACACCTTCCTGA
- a CDS encoding acyl-CoA dehydrogenase family protein has protein sequence MIQPDLTARTPAETLDLRPSSKALELRDELIAFMHSDVFPAEERYEQERGSGGPDDHDVPAVVEELKQKARARGLWNLFLPAESGISQLDYAGLAEITGWSLHLAPEAVNGAAPDTGNMELLHLFGTDEQKQTWLEPLLDGTIRSAFSMTEKDVASSDATNIETSIERDGDSYVINGRKWWTSGAADPRCKLLIVMGKTDFDAATHRQQSMVLVPIDTPGVTVVRDVPVFGRHDQHGHVEVVYENVRVPVENLLGEEGAGFALAQARLGPGRIHHCMRALGAAERALHHLVQRSKARVAFGKPLAEQGVVQQQIAESRIAIDQARLLCQLAAKTIDQLGNKAAAPYVSAAKVSVPRVALEVIDRAIQVHGGAGVSDDVPLAAMYGWHRAMRIFDGPDEVHLRTIAKSELRR, from the coding sequence GTGATCCAGCCCGACCTGACCGCCCGCACACCGGCCGAGACCCTCGACCTCCGGCCGTCGTCGAAGGCGCTCGAACTGCGTGACGAACTCATCGCGTTCATGCACTCCGACGTCTTCCCGGCGGAGGAGCGTTATGAGCAGGAGCGCGGTTCCGGCGGTCCCGACGATCACGATGTGCCTGCGGTCGTCGAAGAGCTGAAGCAGAAGGCGCGGGCACGTGGCCTGTGGAATCTGTTCCTGCCGGCGGAATCCGGGATCAGCCAGCTCGACTACGCCGGTCTGGCCGAGATCACCGGCTGGAGCCTGCATCTGGCGCCGGAAGCCGTGAACGGCGCGGCGCCCGACACCGGCAACATGGAGCTGCTGCACCTGTTCGGCACCGACGAGCAGAAGCAGACCTGGCTCGAGCCGCTTCTCGACGGCACGATCCGGTCGGCGTTCTCGATGACCGAGAAGGACGTCGCGAGTTCCGACGCGACCAACATCGAGACCAGCATCGAACGTGACGGCGACTCCTACGTCATCAACGGCCGGAAGTGGTGGACCAGCGGCGCGGCCGACCCGCGCTGCAAGCTGCTCATCGTCATGGGCAAGACCGATTTCGACGCCGCGACGCATAGGCAGCAGTCGATGGTGCTGGTCCCGATCGACACCCCCGGGGTCACCGTGGTGCGCGACGTGCCGGTGTTCGGTCGCCACGACCAGCACGGCCACGTCGAGGTCGTCTACGAGAACGTGCGGGTTCCCGTCGAGAATCTGCTCGGCGAGGAGGGGGCCGGTTTCGCGTTGGCACAGGCGCGACTCGGACCCGGTCGCATCCACCACTGCATGCGCGCGCTCGGCGCTGCCGAACGAGCACTGCACCACCTGGTCCAGCGGTCGAAGGCGCGCGTCGCCTTCGGCAAGCCGCTGGCCGAGCAGGGCGTCGTCCAGCAGCAGATCGCCGAATCGCGCATCGCGATCGACCAGGCGCGCCTGCTGTGCCAGCTGGCCGCCAAGACGATCGATCAACTCGGCAACAAGGCTGCCGCGCCGTACGTCTCGGCCGCCAAGGTGTCGGTGCCGCGGGTGGCGCTCGAGGTCATCGACCGTGCCATCCAGGTCCACGGCGGAGCCGGCGTCAGCGACGACGTGCCGTTGGCCGCTATGTACGGATGGCACCGCGCGATGCGCATCTTCGACGGCCCGGACGAGGTGCATCTCCGCACGATCGCCAAGTCCGAACTGCGGCGGTGA
- a CDS encoding class I adenylate-forming enzyme family protein, which produces MTVYDEKVWLGRYREQDLAPRTIEFDTALDMFAATAARTPDADLIRYFDGSITAGELDELTDAFAVGILDLGFTPGDRAVVYAQNIPQFVIAQLGIWKAGGVAVSANPMYRSRELAEILVDSGATVLIAMQQLYRDVAQEALRDNKTAVRTVITTSELEYQTANSGTLAGVERIECPDTVDLASMLAKYRGQRPPKADLTGDSVAFLTYTSGTTGPPKGAMTTHRNVVFNAQTYRDWVGVDSDDVILGVAPLFHITGLIAHIALAELTGAPLVLMYRMDPADTIATIAREKATFTVGSITVFIALMNVPDIDPASLASLSKIYSGGAPIPPSTIAEFQQRFGHYIHNVYGLTETTSPSHAVPFGVTAPADEETGATSVGVPVYDTVVRIVDEQGNDLPAGEVGELVTAGPQVVAGYWNKPEATAKGIPNGVLHTGDVGYMDADGWFYIVDRKKDQINTSGFKVWPREVEDVLYEHPSVREAAVIGVPDSYRGETVKAFVSLRPGTEATPDELIAHCKTRMAAYKYPREVVVMGDIPKTATGKLLRRELRTVTQ; this is translated from the coding sequence ATGACTGTCTACGACGAAAAGGTGTGGTTGGGCCGCTACCGGGAGCAGGATCTCGCTCCGCGGACCATCGAATTCGACACTGCGCTGGACATGTTCGCGGCCACTGCCGCACGAACCCCGGACGCCGACCTGATCCGCTACTTCGACGGATCGATCACGGCGGGCGAGCTCGACGAGCTCACCGACGCGTTCGCGGTCGGCATCCTGGATCTGGGGTTCACCCCGGGTGACCGTGCGGTGGTCTACGCCCAGAACATCCCGCAGTTCGTCATCGCGCAGTTGGGCATCTGGAAGGCCGGCGGTGTCGCCGTCTCGGCCAACCCGATGTACCGCAGCCGTGAACTCGCCGAGATCCTCGTCGACTCCGGTGCCACCGTGCTGATCGCGATGCAGCAGCTGTACCGCGACGTCGCACAGGAAGCGCTGCGCGACAACAAGACCGCGGTACGGACCGTAATCACGACCTCGGAGCTGGAGTACCAGACCGCGAACAGCGGAACCCTCGCCGGCGTCGAGAGGATCGAGTGCCCGGACACGGTGGACCTGGCGTCGATGCTGGCGAAGTACCGCGGACAGCGGCCGCCGAAGGCCGATCTGACCGGCGACAGCGTCGCGTTCCTGACCTACACGTCGGGGACCACCGGACCGCCCAAGGGTGCGATGACCACCCACCGCAACGTGGTCTTCAACGCGCAGACCTACCGCGACTGGGTCGGCGTCGACAGCGACGACGTGATCCTCGGTGTGGCACCGCTGTTCCACATCACCGGACTCATCGCGCACATCGCACTCGCCGAGCTGACCGGTGCGCCGCTGGTGCTGATGTACCGGATGGACCCGGCAGACACCATCGCGACGATCGCGCGGGAGAAGGCGACCTTCACGGTCGGCTCGATCACCGTGTTCATCGCGCTGATGAACGTGCCCGACATCGACCCGGCATCGCTGGCGAGCCTGTCGAAGATCTACTCCGGTGGCGCACCGATCCCGCCGAGCACGATCGCCGAGTTCCAGCAGCGTTTCGGGCATTACATCCACAACGTGTACGGCCTGACCGAGACCACCTCGCCGTCGCATGCGGTGCCGTTCGGCGTGACGGCACCGGCCGACGAGGAGACCGGAGCCACCTCGGTGGGAGTTCCCGTCTACGACACGGTCGTCCGGATCGTCGACGAACAGGGCAACGACCTGCCCGCCGGCGAGGTCGGCGAGCTGGTCACGGCCGGCCCGCAGGTGGTCGCCGGCTACTGGAACAAGCCGGAGGCGACCGCCAAGGGCATCCCGAACGGCGTGCTGCACACCGGCGACGTCGGGTACATGGATGCCGACGGATGGTTCTACATCGTCGACCGGAAGAAGGACCAGATCAACACCAGCGGTTTCAAGGTGTGGCCACGCGAGGTCGAAGACGTTCTGTACGAACATCCTTCGGTTCGGGAAGCTGCCGTCATCGGCGTGCCCGACTCCTACCGCGGCGAGACCGTGAAGGCGTTCGTGAGTCTGCGCCCGGGAACAGAGGCGACGCCGGACGAGCTGATCGCGCACTGCAAGACGCGGATGGCGGCCTACAAGTATCCGCGTGAGGTCGTGGTGATGGGTGACATCCCCAAGACCGCCACCGGCAAGCTGCTGCGTCGTGAATTACGGACGGTGACACAGTGA
- a CDS encoding cyclase family protein gives MAEIETTAPSMGELLGADAPSNWGKWGPDDEVGALNYLDASEVLRGVGHIKSGETFTLQIEMGRKESPGDPLWPGREGINRTNILDESSWDGEGAPQFPGGLHYADDTANIFLQGSTQYDALGHVWYDGKLYNGYDARSTVDALDKASVLPIAEKGVVGRGVLIDMARYRGKKYLEKGETFDHNDLEAAAAAQGVTIEPHDVLIIRTGWLTYWYELNNPEEFYDGFCEPGLTYSRELVQWFQDKEIPNLVTDTIANEVTTDPESGVALPLHNALMRNLGVVFTEIVWLEELAEACAADNRWSFLYVAAPLKVVSGTGAPVNPVVIR, from the coding sequence ATGGCCGAGATCGAGACCACTGCACCGTCCATGGGTGAACTGCTGGGTGCAGACGCCCCTTCCAACTGGGGCAAGTGGGGACCCGACGACGAGGTGGGCGCCCTGAACTATCTCGACGCGAGCGAGGTCCTGCGCGGTGTCGGGCACATCAAGTCGGGCGAGACCTTCACCCTGCAGATCGAGATGGGCCGCAAGGAGAGCCCCGGCGACCCGCTGTGGCCGGGTCGTGAGGGCATCAACCGCACCAACATCCTCGACGAGTCGTCGTGGGACGGCGAGGGCGCACCGCAGTTCCCCGGTGGTCTGCACTACGCCGACGACACCGCGAACATCTTCCTGCAGGGCTCCACGCAGTACGACGCCCTCGGTCACGTCTGGTACGACGGCAAGCTCTACAACGGCTACGACGCACGCAGCACCGTCGACGCACTGGACAAGGCGTCCGTCCTGCCGATCGCCGAGAAGGGCGTCGTCGGCCGTGGCGTGCTCATCGACATGGCCCGCTACCGCGGCAAGAAGTACTTGGAGAAGGGTGAGACCTTCGACCACAACGACCTCGAAGCCGCCGCTGCCGCACAGGGTGTCACCATCGAGCCCCACGACGTCCTGATCATCCGCACGGGGTGGCTCACCTACTGGTACGAGCTGAACAACCCGGAGGAGTTCTACGACGGCTTCTGCGAGCCCGGCCTGACCTACTCGCGTGAGCTGGTGCAGTGGTTCCAGGACAAGGAGATCCCGAACCTGGTCACCGACACCATCGCCAACGAGGTCACCACCGATCCGGAATCCGGTGTGGCGCTTCCCCTTCACAACGCGCTCATGCGCAACCTGGGTGTCGTGTTCACCGAGATCGTCTGGCTCGAGGAGCTCGCCGAGGCGTGTGCCGCCGACAACCGCTGGAGCTTCCTTTACGTCGCGGCTCCGCTCAAGGTCGTCAGCGGCACCGGTGCGCCGGTGAACCCCGTCGTCATTCGCTGA
- a CDS encoding TetR family transcriptional regulator yields the protein MVEQPVTDSGATVRELRKQAGVTLRGLAAGIGVSVGTMSAIENGKVGLTVDRLREIAQCLDVPVARFLEPPQPEKVDADADPTDWRAFAPLALDPVLESAIDVFEELGYHGATMRLIAAGADISVAGIYHHYPSKQHLLVALVNIAHADLAQRLDAAGDGVDAVSAFANMVEALTLFHVERRALALVLATELRRLEEPNRTHLQASMAQIEGRLHDTARRAADLGFFRSGDLSVATKAIVTMCLAVPTWTDDADVAQGRRIAREYADLALGMVGFHTGH from the coding sequence GTGGTCGAACAACCGGTGACCGACAGCGGCGCCACCGTGCGCGAGTTGCGCAAGCAGGCGGGCGTGACGCTGCGTGGGCTGGCGGCCGGCATCGGGGTGAGTGTCGGGACCATGAGTGCCATCGAGAACGGCAAGGTCGGGCTCACCGTCGACCGCCTCCGGGAGATCGCGCAGTGCCTGGACGTGCCTGTCGCCCGCTTCCTGGAACCTCCGCAGCCGGAGAAGGTCGACGCCGACGCGGACCCGACGGACTGGCGCGCCTTCGCGCCGCTGGCCCTCGACCCGGTGCTGGAGTCGGCGATCGACGTCTTCGAGGAGCTCGGCTACCACGGCGCGACGATGCGACTCATCGCGGCCGGCGCCGACATCAGCGTCGCCGGGATCTATCACCACTACCCGAGTAAGCAGCATCTGCTCGTCGCGCTGGTCAACATCGCACACGCTGACCTGGCACAACGCCTCGACGCGGCCGGCGACGGCGTCGACGCGGTGAGCGCGTTCGCGAACATGGTGGAGGCGCTCACGCTGTTCCACGTCGAGCGACGCGCGCTCGCGCTGGTCCTGGCGACGGAGTTGCGACGCCTCGAGGAACCCAACCGCACACATCTGCAGGCGTCGATGGCGCAGATCGAGGGCCGCCTGCACGACACGGCCCGGCGTGCCGCCGACCTCGGGTTCTTCCGGTCCGGGGATCTGTCCGTGGCGACCAAGGCCATCGTCACGATGTGCCTGGCCGTCCCGACCTGGACCGACGACGCCGACGTGGCGCAGGGGCGCCGGATCGCCCGCGAGTACGCGGATCTCGCGCTCGGCATGGTGGGTTTCCACACCGGCCACTAG